A genomic segment from Aegilops tauschii subsp. strangulata cultivar AL8/78 chromosome 1, Aet v6.0, whole genome shotgun sequence encodes:
- the LOC141040024 gene encoding protein DETOXIFICATION 19-like isoform X2, giving the protein MSSAPLLGAREHSSECGEVKRGSPAWLRRLIDTEEAWAQLQFALPMVLTNMSYYAIPLVSVMFSGHLGNVHLAGATLGNSWATVTGYAFVTGMNGAMETLCGQAYGARMYRLLGLYLQSSLIMSAMVSVLISIVWLFTEPILLCLHQEPEVSHAATVFIRYQIPATFWVSCLMLLAYVMWSKEFDETWKGFSTDALNYVLPTIKLAMPSAIMVCLEYWAIELLVLLAGLLPNSTVSTSLIAICASTQAVSYMITYGFSAAVSTRVSNEVGAGNVDRAKNAVTVTMKLSVFLALSFILLLIIGHGLWASLFTGSAMIAAKFAAITPLLMISIVLDSTQGVLSGVARGCGWQHLAATTNLVAYYLAGMPVAILLAFKLNLYTHGLWLGLITGLACQTSVMVIITLRTKWSKLVDAMVKNRDDYVA; this is encoded by the exons ATGTCTTCCGCTCCGCTGCTCGGCGCGCGCGAGCACTCCAGCGAATGCGGTGAGGTAAAGCGGGGCTCGCCGGCGTGGCTGCGCCGCCTGATCGACACGGAGGAGGCCTGGGCGCAGCTACAGTTCGCGCTGCCGATGGTCCTGACCAACATGTCCTACTACGCCATCCCGCTGGTGTCCGTGATGTTCTCCGGCCACCTCGGCAACGTCCACCTCGCCGGCGCCACCCTCGGCAACTCCTGGGCCACCGTCACCGGCTACGCCTTCGTT ACCGGCATGAACGGCGCCATGGAGACACTGTGTGGACAGGCCTACGGCGCCCGGATGTACCGCCTGCTGGGCTTGTACCTGCAATCGTCGCTCATCATGTCAGCGATGGTGTCCGTACTCATCTCCATCGTGTGGCTGTTCACGGAGCCGATCCTGTTGTGTCTGCATCAGGAACCCGAGGTGTCCCATGCTGCAACGGTGTTCATCCGATACCAGATCCCCG CCACGTTTTGGGTCTCGTGCCTGATGCTGCTCGCGTACGTGATGTGGTCCAAGGAGTTCGACGAGACATGGAAGGGCTTCTCTACCGACGCCTTGAACTACGTGTTACCGACGATCAAGCTCGCCATGCCCTCCGCCATCATGGTCTG CTTGGAGTACTGGGCGATTGAGCTCCTCGTGCTGCTCGCCGGCCTGCTGCCGAATTCCACTGTGAGCACGTCGTTGATCGCCATATG CGCAAGCACGCAGGCCGTTTCCTACATGATCACCTATGGGTTCAGTGCCGCTGTGAG CACCCGGGTGTCGAATGAGGTTGGGGCTGGTAACGTGGACAGGGCAAAGAACGCGGTCACGGTTACGATGAAACTGTCAGTCTTCCTCGCCCTCTCGTTCATCCTGCTCCTTATCATTGGCCATGGCCTCTGGGCGAGCCTCTTCACGGGGAGCGCGATGATTGCGGCAAAGTTCGCGGCCATCACCCCGCTCCTGATGATCTCTATTGTGCTCGACTCCACGCAGGGCGTGCTGTCAG GGGTTGCGCGGGGCTGTGGATGGCAGCACCTGGCGGCGACCACCAACCTGGTGGCGTACTACTTGGCTGGCATGCCGGTGGCCATTCTCTTGGCCTTCAAGCTCAACTTGTACACTCAC GGCTTATGGTTGGGTTTAATCACTGGGCTGGCATGCCAGACAAGCGTGATGGTGATCATCACCCTCCGCACGAAATGGTCAAAGCTCGTGGACGCGATGGTGAAAAATCGGGATGACTATGTGGCCTGA
- the LOC141040024 gene encoding protein DETOXIFICATION 19-like isoform X1 — protein sequence MSSAPLLGAREHSSECGEVKRGSPAWLRRLIDTEEAWAQLQFALPMVLTNMSYYAIPLVSVMFSGHLGNVHLAGATLGNSWATVTGYAFVTGMNGAMETLCGQAYGARMYRLLGLYLQSSLIMSAMVSVLISIVWLFTEPILLCLHQEPEVSHAATVFIRYQIPGLFAYSFLQCLLRYLQTQSIVIPLVVCSMVPFALHIALNYLLVNVVGLGLTGASLAISATFWVSCLMLLAYVMWSKEFDETWKGFSTDALNYVLPTIKLAMPSAIMVCLEYWAIELLVLLAGLLPNSTVSTSLIAICASTQAVSYMITYGFSAAVSTRVSNEVGAGNVDRAKNAVTVTMKLSVFLALSFILLLIIGHGLWASLFTGSAMIAAKFAAITPLLMISIVLDSTQGVLSGVARGCGWQHLAATTNLVAYYLAGMPVAILLAFKLNLYTHGLWLGLITGLACQTSVMVIITLRTKWSKLVDAMVKNRDDYVA from the exons ATGTCTTCCGCTCCGCTGCTCGGCGCGCGCGAGCACTCCAGCGAATGCGGTGAGGTAAAGCGGGGCTCGCCGGCGTGGCTGCGCCGCCTGATCGACACGGAGGAGGCCTGGGCGCAGCTACAGTTCGCGCTGCCGATGGTCCTGACCAACATGTCCTACTACGCCATCCCGCTGGTGTCCGTGATGTTCTCCGGCCACCTCGGCAACGTCCACCTCGCCGGCGCCACCCTCGGCAACTCCTGGGCCACCGTCACCGGCTACGCCTTCGTT ACCGGCATGAACGGCGCCATGGAGACACTGTGTGGACAGGCCTACGGCGCCCGGATGTACCGCCTGCTGGGCTTGTACCTGCAATCGTCGCTCATCATGTCAGCGATGGTGTCCGTACTCATCTCCATCGTGTGGCTGTTCACGGAGCCGATCCTGTTGTGTCTGCATCAGGAACCCGAGGTGTCCCATGCTGCAACGGTGTTCATCCGATACCAGATCCCCGGTTTGTTTGCCTATTCCTTCCTGCAATGCCTGCTACGGTATCTGCAGACACAGTCCATTGTCATACCACTTGTTGTCTGCTCCATGGTGCCTTTTGCGCTCCACATCGCCCTGAACTACCTGCTGGTGAATGTGGTCGGATTGGGCCTCACTGGCGCGTCATTGGCCATCTCAGCCACGTTTTGGGTCTCGTGCCTGATGCTGCTCGCGTACGTGATGTGGTCCAAGGAGTTCGACGAGACATGGAAGGGCTTCTCTACCGACGCCTTGAACTACGTGTTACCGACGATCAAGCTCGCCATGCCCTCCGCCATCATGGTCTG CTTGGAGTACTGGGCGATTGAGCTCCTCGTGCTGCTCGCCGGCCTGCTGCCGAATTCCACTGTGAGCACGTCGTTGATCGCCATATG CGCAAGCACGCAGGCCGTTTCCTACATGATCACCTATGGGTTCAGTGCCGCTGTGAG CACCCGGGTGTCGAATGAGGTTGGGGCTGGTAACGTGGACAGGGCAAAGAACGCGGTCACGGTTACGATGAAACTGTCAGTCTTCCTCGCCCTCTCGTTCATCCTGCTCCTTATCATTGGCCATGGCCTCTGGGCGAGCCTCTTCACGGGGAGCGCGATGATTGCGGCAAAGTTCGCGGCCATCACCCCGCTCCTGATGATCTCTATTGTGCTCGACTCCACGCAGGGCGTGCTGTCAG GGGTTGCGCGGGGCTGTGGATGGCAGCACCTGGCGGCGACCACCAACCTGGTGGCGTACTACTTGGCTGGCATGCCGGTGGCCATTCTCTTGGCCTTCAAGCTCAACTTGTACACTCAC GGCTTATGGTTGGGTTTAATCACTGGGCTGGCATGCCAGACAAGCGTGATGGTGATCATCACCCTCCGCACGAAATGGTCAAAGCTCGTGGACGCGATGGTGAAAAATCGGGATGACTATGTGGCCTGA
- the LOC141040024 gene encoding protein DETOXIFICATION 19-like isoform X3 — MNGAMETLCGQAYGARMYRLLGLYLQSSLIMSAMVSVLISIVWLFTEPILLCLHQEPEVSHAATVFIRYQIPGLFAYSFLQCLLRYLQTQSIVIPLVVCSMVPFALHIALNYLLVNVVGLGLTGASLAISATFWVSCLMLLAYVMWSKEFDETWKGFSTDALNYVLPTIKLAMPSAIMVCLEYWAIELLVLLAGLLPNSTVSTSLIAICASTQAVSYMITYGFSAAVSTRVSNEVGAGNVDRAKNAVTVTMKLSVFLALSFILLLIIGHGLWASLFTGSAMIAAKFAAITPLLMISIVLDSTQGVLSGVARGCGWQHLAATTNLVAYYLAGMPVAILLAFKLNLYTHGLWLGLITGLACQTSVMVIITLRTKWSKLVDAMVKNRDDYVA; from the exons ATGAACGGCGCCATGGAGACACTGTGTGGACAGGCCTACGGCGCCCGGATGTACCGCCTGCTGGGCTTGTACCTGCAATCGTCGCTCATCATGTCAGCGATGGTGTCCGTACTCATCTCCATCGTGTGGCTGTTCACGGAGCCGATCCTGTTGTGTCTGCATCAGGAACCCGAGGTGTCCCATGCTGCAACGGTGTTCATCCGATACCAGATCCCCGGTTTGTTTGCCTATTCCTTCCTGCAATGCCTGCTACGGTATCTGCAGACACAGTCCATTGTCATACCACTTGTTGTCTGCTCCATGGTGCCTTTTGCGCTCCACATCGCCCTGAACTACCTGCTGGTGAATGTGGTCGGATTGGGCCTCACTGGCGCGTCATTGGCCATCTCAGCCACGTTTTGGGTCTCGTGCCTGATGCTGCTCGCGTACGTGATGTGGTCCAAGGAGTTCGACGAGACATGGAAGGGCTTCTCTACCGACGCCTTGAACTACGTGTTACCGACGATCAAGCTCGCCATGCCCTCCGCCATCATGGTCTG CTTGGAGTACTGGGCGATTGAGCTCCTCGTGCTGCTCGCCGGCCTGCTGCCGAATTCCACTGTGAGCACGTCGTTGATCGCCATATG CGCAAGCACGCAGGCCGTTTCCTACATGATCACCTATGGGTTCAGTGCCGCTGTGAG CACCCGGGTGTCGAATGAGGTTGGGGCTGGTAACGTGGACAGGGCAAAGAACGCGGTCACGGTTACGATGAAACTGTCAGTCTTCCTCGCCCTCTCGTTCATCCTGCTCCTTATCATTGGCCATGGCCTCTGGGCGAGCCTCTTCACGGGGAGCGCGATGATTGCGGCAAAGTTCGCGGCCATCACCCCGCTCCTGATGATCTCTATTGTGCTCGACTCCACGCAGGGCGTGCTGTCAG GGGTTGCGCGGGGCTGTGGATGGCAGCACCTGGCGGCGACCACCAACCTGGTGGCGTACTACTTGGCTGGCATGCCGGTGGCCATTCTCTTGGCCTTCAAGCTCAACTTGTACACTCAC GGCTTATGGTTGGGTTTAATCACTGGGCTGGCATGCCAGACAAGCGTGATGGTGATCATCACCCTCCGCACGAAATGGTCAAAGCTCGTGGACGCGATGGTGAAAAATCGGGATGACTATGTGGCCTGA